A stretch of Roseibium porphyridii DNA encodes these proteins:
- a CDS encoding LemA family protein gives MSFFMILILLVGVVIGTYVLCYNTLMSAKFRVDEAWSGITVQLKRRHALVPNLVQAAKTAIGHEQAIIDKIVTARSAALEALASDKQADIAKAEAGLSQALGQFIAYTEDNPEITANENLLVLQKQLEETEDQVAAARRIYNGNVQAYNTRVASIPWNFVAGLNKLKPSQMFELDAAEMKEVSKDPSLDALELAVPPQQDRT, from the coding sequence ATGTCGTTTTTCATGATATTGATCTTATTGGTTGGCGTGGTCATTGGAACTTATGTCCTTTGCTACAATACGCTTATGTCGGCCAAGTTCCGCGTGGATGAAGCCTGGTCCGGCATAACGGTTCAGCTCAAGCGACGGCACGCACTTGTGCCCAATCTGGTTCAGGCTGCCAAGACGGCGATCGGCCACGAGCAGGCAATCATCGACAAGATCGTCACGGCGCGATCTGCTGCTCTCGAAGCATTGGCAAGCGACAAACAGGCGGATATTGCCAAGGCTGAAGCCGGTTTAAGTCAGGCGCTTGGGCAGTTCATTGCCTACACGGAAGACAACCCTGAAATAACCGCCAACGAAAACCTGCTCGTATTGCAGAAACAGCTTGAAGAGACAGAAGACCAGGTGGCCGCTGCAAGGCGGATCTACAACGGCAATGTACAGGCCTACAACACCCGTGTCGCCTCCATTCCATGGAATTTTGTTGCAGGCCTCAACAAACTGAAACCGTCTCAAATGTTCGAACTCGATGCGGCCGAAATGAAGGAAGTCTCAAAGGATCCTTCGCTAGATGCCCTTGAACTTGCCGTTCCTCCTCAGCAAGACAGGACCTGA
- a CDS encoding complex I NDUFA9 subunit family protein: MSTPLNGKLVTIFGGSGFLGRHIVQALAKRGYRVRAAVRRPDLATHLQPLGAPGQIMPIQANLRYRWSVERAVLGADAVVNAVGILAPSGKQSFDAVQAFGPRAIAEAARGAGLSSVTHISAIGADPDSSSAYARSKAAGEVGVLETLPESVILRPSIVFGPEDDFFNKFADMARFSPSLPLVGGGETNFQPVYVCDVAEAVARAVDGQLNPGTVYELGGPEIKSFKACLEDMLSVTRRSRLLLPIPFPVASAMGKIFQLFPYAPLTADQVELLKTDNVVSETAKSDGRTLEGLGITPATLASVLPTYLDRFRERGQYDAHRPA; the protein is encoded by the coding sequence ATGTCCACACCACTTAACGGCAAACTCGTCACGATTTTCGGTGGCTCCGGTTTTCTAGGCCGTCATATTGTTCAGGCCCTTGCCAAGCGGGGCTATCGTGTCCGCGCAGCCGTGCGACGTCCGGACCTGGCGACCCATCTGCAGCCGCTCGGTGCACCCGGCCAGATCATGCCCATCCAGGCAAACCTTCGTTACCGCTGGTCAGTCGAACGTGCTGTTCTCGGTGCAGATGCCGTGGTGAACGCAGTCGGCATCCTGGCTCCATCCGGAAAACAGTCATTTGATGCGGTTCAGGCTTTCGGTCCGAGAGCAATCGCTGAAGCTGCTCGCGGAGCCGGCCTTTCAAGCGTGACACATATTTCGGCAATCGGAGCAGATCCGGACAGCAGCTCCGCCTATGCCCGCTCAAAGGCAGCCGGAGAAGTCGGTGTCCTGGAGACGCTGCCGGAAAGTGTCATTTTGCGCCCTTCGATAGTTTTCGGACCGGAAGACGACTTCTTCAACAAGTTTGCGGATATGGCACGCTTCTCGCCAAGCCTGCCTCTTGTTGGCGGCGGTGAAACCAATTTCCAGCCTGTATATGTGTGCGATGTCGCCGAGGCTGTGGCGCGCGCTGTCGATGGTCAGCTCAACCCTGGTACCGTCTATGAGCTTGGCGGGCCGGAAATCAAGAGCTTCAAGGCCTGCCTTGAAGACATGCTGAGCGTCACACGCCGCTCCCGCCTGCTGTTGCCAATCCCGTTCCCGGTCGCATCCGCGATGGGCAAGATCTTTCAACTGTTCCCCTATGCCCCCCTTACGGCAGACCAGGTAGAACTTCTGAAAACCGACAATGTGGTCTCCGAAACCGCAAAATCCGACGGGCGGACGCTTGAAGGCCTTGGCATCACGCCGGCAACACTTGCCTCGGTGCTGCCAACTTACCTCGACCGGTTTCGCGAACGCGGCCAATACGACGCGCACCGGCCAGCTTGA